Proteins encoded together in one Halalkaliarchaeum sp. AArc-CO window:
- a CDS encoding electron transfer flavoprotein subunit beta/FixA family protein yields the protein MSDGWTIVVGVKQVPDSDEVTIDPDTGRLDRANAPAVLNSPDRNALEAALALRDEVGGKVIAITMGPPNAAAVLEEAVAMGCDDAALITDRAFAGSDTWPTSYTLAEAVKYFDADVVVCGEETTDSSTGQVPPGIAAHNDWAQLTYVEDLEPRPEENRLVAVRDVEGGHERVAADLPVVVAFAFGENVPRPAGLHRKIYAENEFEPMEITAEDLGIDPDEVGLDASPTQVGGMDTVSPVDRKEQKFETAEELFEALAETEVFS from the coding sequence ATGAGTGATGGTTGGACAATCGTAGTGGGAGTCAAACAGGTTCCCGACTCCGACGAGGTAACGATCGATCCGGACACGGGTCGACTCGACAGGGCAAACGCCCCTGCCGTGTTGAACTCCCCGGATCGAAACGCGCTCGAGGCGGCACTCGCGCTGCGCGACGAGGTCGGCGGTAAGGTGATCGCAATCACCATGGGCCCGCCCAACGCCGCCGCCGTACTCGAGGAGGCCGTCGCGATGGGCTGTGACGACGCCGCCCTGATAACCGATCGGGCGTTCGCGGGTAGCGACACCTGGCCGACCAGCTACACGCTGGCGGAGGCGGTCAAGTACTTCGACGCCGACGTCGTCGTCTGCGGCGAGGAAACCACCGACTCCTCGACCGGCCAGGTTCCGCCGGGGATCGCCGCCCACAACGACTGGGCGCAACTGACCTACGTCGAAGACCTGGAACCCCGTCCCGAGGAGAACCGTCTCGTCGCCGTCCGCGACGTCGAAGGCGGCCACGAACGCGTCGCCGCCGACCTCCCGGTCGTCGTCGCGTTCGCCTTCGGCGAAAACGTGCCCCGCCCCGCGGGGCTCCACCGCAAGATCTACGCCGAAAACGAGTTCGAGCCAATGGAGATTACCGCCGAGGATCTCGGCATCGATCCCGACGAGGTTGGGCTCGACGCCTCGCCGACCCAGGTCGGCGGCATGGACACCGTCTCGCCGGTCGACCGGAAAGAACAGAAATTCGAGACGGCCGAGGAACTCTTTGAGGCGCTCGC